In Nocardioides palaemonis, a single genomic region encodes these proteins:
- a CDS encoding helix-turn-helix transcriptional regulator yields MERQTPTAIRHIKVAILDESELVVNGMRAMLEPHSAVITVVPHRMDAPAPICDLTLYEPSAHRATPGGRGIPQRFPARMVAFGWDCSPEAVSTEMARGAAGFVSKSLPARRLVRDLLQIAEGRVLVDTGAAQPRTGRKAPDEWPLTPRETEVLGMIASGRSNQEIVEATSLSINSVKSYIRGAYSKIGVTSRSQAVLWAVQHGLLLSGQSAAPAVAATPIPADAARAVAGRPPVRRQPRPPATAEAIAAAQEANRRRAAAAALAG; encoded by the coding sequence ATGGAACGACAGACCCCGACCGCGATCCGCCACATCAAGGTGGCCATCCTTGACGAGAGCGAGCTCGTCGTGAACGGCATGCGCGCCATGCTCGAGCCGCACTCCGCGGTCATCACGGTGGTGCCGCACCGGATGGACGCGCCCGCCCCCATCTGCGACCTCACCCTCTACGAACCCTCCGCCCACCGCGCCACGCCGGGCGGGCGCGGCATCCCCCAGCGCTTCCCGGCCCGGATGGTCGCGTTCGGCTGGGACTGCTCGCCCGAGGCCGTCTCGACCGAGATGGCGCGCGGTGCTGCCGGCTTCGTCAGCAAGTCCCTGCCGGCCCGCCGCCTGGTGCGCGACCTGCTGCAGATCGCCGAGGGCCGTGTCCTGGTCGACACCGGCGCCGCGCAGCCGCGGACCGGCCGCAAGGCCCCCGACGAGTGGCCGCTGACCCCGCGCGAGACCGAGGTGCTCGGCATGATCGCCTCGGGCCGCTCCAACCAGGAGATCGTCGAGGCCACCAGCCTCAGCATCAACTCGGTGAAGTCCTACATCCGCGGCGCCTACTCCAAGATCGGCGTGACCTCCCGCTCCCAGGCGGTCCTGTGGGCGGTGCAGCACGGCCTGCTCCTGTCCGGCCAGTCGGCCGCGCCGGCCGTGGCCGCCACGCCGATCCCGGCGGACGCGGCCCGTGCCGTCGCCGGGCGTCCTCCGGTGCGCCGCCAGCCGCGCCCGCCGGCGACGGCCGAGGCGATCGCCGCCGCGCAGGAGGCCAACCGTCGTCGCGCCGCGGCAGCCGCGCTCGCCGGCTGA
- a CDS encoding ANTAR domain-containing protein: MELLPQSREALDEYVTLSVDDVEGLLRVIEGWAVRTVPECVALSVTLLDEDLTFTLVDDVDSRVRRPARPARHRSAESPPTTYALDEREWADMARERAFEGIASSVSLPVVEQGRAVLTIDLYASTPHAFTGRIDGLVSALGAWQAGAITNADLGFETLRRAEEAPERLREQRIVDVAVGLLAARTAVTTPEACDALARAALEAGVTQVQAARVASCLLG, encoded by the coding sequence ATGGAGCTGCTGCCCCAGAGCAGGGAGGCGCTGGACGAGTACGTCACGCTGTCGGTGGACGACGTCGAGGGCCTGCTGCGGGTGATCGAGGGCTGGGCCGTGCGTACGGTGCCCGAGTGCGTGGCGCTGAGCGTGACGCTGCTCGACGAGGACCTCACCTTCACCCTCGTCGACGACGTCGACTCCCGCGTGCGCCGTCCGGCGCGCCCCGCCCGGCACCGCTCGGCCGAGTCACCCCCCACGACGTACGCGCTCGACGAGCGTGAGTGGGCCGACATGGCGCGCGAGCGCGCGTTCGAGGGGATCGCCAGCTCGGTCTCGCTCCCCGTGGTCGAGCAGGGGCGCGCCGTGCTGACCATCGACCTCTACGCCTCGACGCCCCACGCCTTCACCGGCCGCATCGACGGTCTCGTCTCCGCGCTCGGTGCCTGGCAGGCGGGCGCGATCACCAACGCGGACCTCGGCTTCGAGACCCTGCGCCGCGCCGAGGAGGCGCCCGAGCGGCTGCGCGAGCAGCGCATCGTCGACGTCGCGGTCGGCCTGCTGGCGGCCCGCACCGCGGTGACCACGCCCGAGGCCTGCGACGCCCTGGCCCGCGCGGCGCTGGAGGCCGGCGTCACCCAGGTCCAGGCCGCCCGGGTCGCCAGCTGCCTGCTCGGCTGA
- a CDS encoding HAD family hydrolase, with the protein MTDAPTSSNPVVVLDLDGTLVDSVYHHVVAWQCAFRDVGLPVPALRVHEAIGMGGDRLVAHVAGASAEAAVGDDVRDLHDKHFRATLRSITALDGASDMVASLADRGHRVALASSAEAGLVDELLDLVDERSRIATVVTASDGVASKPGPEMVEEAVARAGGGTAVVVGDAVWDALSAEAAGVPCIGLRSGGVGAERLLSAGASWVYDDPRDLLERLDQSPLRAH; encoded by the coding sequence GTGACCGATGCTCCCACCTCCTCGAACCCCGTCGTCGTGCTCGACCTCGACGGCACCCTCGTCGACTCCGTCTACCACCACGTGGTGGCCTGGCAGTGCGCCTTCCGCGACGTCGGGCTACCGGTCCCGGCGCTGCGGGTCCACGAGGCGATCGGCATGGGCGGCGACCGGCTGGTGGCGCACGTGGCGGGTGCGAGCGCGGAGGCGGCGGTCGGCGACGACGTGCGCGACCTGCACGACAAGCACTTCCGTGCCACGCTGCGCAGCATCACCGCCCTCGACGGCGCCTCCGACATGGTCGCCTCGCTGGCCGATCGCGGTCACCGGGTCGCCCTCGCCAGCTCCGCCGAGGCGGGCCTGGTCGACGAGCTGCTCGACCTCGTCGACGAGCGCTCCCGGATCGCGACGGTGGTGACCGCGTCCGACGGCGTGGCCAGCAAGCCCGGCCCGGAGATGGTCGAGGAAGCCGTCGCACGTGCGGGCGGTGGCACCGCCGTGGTGGTCGGCGACGCCGTGTGGGACGCGCTCTCCGCCGAGGCCGCCGGCGTTCCCTGCATCGGGCTGCGCAGCGGCGGGGTCGGCGCGGAGCGACTGCTCTCGGCCGGTGCGTCCTGGGTCTACGACGACCCCCGCGACCTGCTCGAGCGTCTCGACCAGAGCCCGCTGCGCGCGCACTGA
- a CDS encoding zinc-binding dehydrogenase, producing MRSIGHDTFGAPEEVLTTREVPAPEAGPGEVLVRTVLAPIHNHDLVTVTGTYGVRPELPAVGGTEAVGVVQAVGEGVNDALVGRRVSVAGTPGTWAELFVASAATVIPVPDAMSDEAAAQLVAMPFSAISLVEFLDVEAGDWVVQTAANGAVGKVVAVLAKARGLKLLNLVRRQEAVAGLAALGIEDVVATDSPDWVEQAQAIIGEDGARAAVDSVGGEVGGALVHLLGEDGLLVTFGAASNQPLVINSGPVIFKHLRVVGFWGAKVSARMSDEDRARLFGELIQLVLDGSLVLTSGGTFGLDDPAGAVGASQSAGRSGKIMFRP from the coding sequence ATGCGCAGCATCGGCCACGACACCTTCGGCGCCCCCGAGGAGGTCCTCACCACCCGCGAGGTCCCCGCTCCCGAGGCCGGCCCCGGCGAGGTGCTGGTGCGCACGGTGCTGGCGCCGATCCACAACCACGACCTGGTCACCGTGACCGGCACCTACGGCGTACGCCCCGAGCTGCCCGCCGTCGGCGGCACCGAGGCCGTCGGGGTCGTCCAGGCCGTCGGCGAGGGTGTCAACGACGCGCTCGTCGGCCGCCGTGTCTCCGTCGCCGGGACTCCCGGCACCTGGGCCGAGCTCTTCGTCGCGTCCGCCGCCACCGTCATCCCGGTCCCGGACGCGATGTCCGACGAGGCCGCTGCCCAGCTGGTCGCCATGCCGTTCAGCGCGATCAGCCTGGTGGAGTTCCTCGACGTCGAGGCCGGCGACTGGGTCGTCCAGACCGCGGCCAACGGCGCGGTCGGCAAGGTCGTCGCCGTCCTGGCGAAGGCCCGCGGGCTCAAGCTGCTCAACCTGGTCCGTCGCCAGGAGGCGGTGGCGGGGCTCGCCGCGCTCGGGATCGAGGACGTCGTGGCCACGGACTCCCCGGACTGGGTCGAGCAGGCCCAGGCCATCATCGGCGAGGACGGCGCCCGCGCGGCGGTCGACTCCGTCGGCGGTGAGGTCGGCGGTGCGCTGGTCCACCTGCTCGGCGAGGACGGCCTGCTGGTCACCTTCGGCGCGGCCAGCAACCAGCCGCTCGTCATCAACAGCGGCCCGGTCATCTTCAAGCACCTCAGGGTCGTGGGCTTCTGGGGCGCCAAGGTGAGCGCTCGGATGTCCGACGAGGACCGTGCGCGGCTGTTCGGCGAGCTGATCCAGCTCGTCCTCGACGGGTCCCTCGTGCTGACCTCCGGCGGCACCTTCGGCCTCGACGACCCGGCCGGCGCCGTCGGTGCGTCGCAGTCCGCCGGGCGCTCGGGCAAGATCATGTTCCGCCCGTGA
- a CDS encoding ATP-binding protein: MAASMTAGDLAGEAGRPAGLSATRTVSFAALHLFLVVVGRATVAEGASVSLFWPAAGVAVLWLMAETPRRWPLVLALVGAELVLGLGVTGAEPAFVALAVLSVWVQSVAIVVGLRRWTPRLLGAGGHESVRSPRTVGVVLLVVALACLVGAVIGASGLWVTGAEASPGQYAAWWGRQFAGAVVVGGVGHLGWEWFTQRPRPRAYGGGPRELVVLAVATAVATSVVFTQPLPLVFLLVPLSVWCAARFATFLAAVQAAAMGVVALALTVLGHGPYTGSGASASDAMIVQVFILVSFLTALGVGTLSDRIDHLVGELESSLRESAGRADLLRGVTESMGEGLVVLDHSGRVALSNAASLRLARRFTPGAADHAALTSLVAALDPMEAAGRARRAELGPGDVLIDLPGGEEVVLAVTSAPVADPGAAREPGRLLVLREVTEHRAGLRPLVDFASTVAHDLRGPLTVMHTWLSLLDESPAVAADDHLRMSVERINRGTDQMGRLIDDLLAHAVAEGGVLSPEVVVLGGRDGVLAEVVELLATPQGTVRAVGGLPSVRADRGAVRQVLANLVDNALKYARPDVPPSVEVSAVREGDRVVVSVRDNGIGVPEEDRQRVFDRFQRAGATRSASRGSGIGLSICRAIVERHGGTIACLPVEDGPGSVFRFDLPATGA, from the coding sequence GTGGCCGCAAGCATGACCGCGGGGGACCTGGCCGGCGAGGCCGGCCGACCGGCCGGGTTGTCGGCGACCCGTACCGTCAGCTTCGCGGCGCTGCACCTGTTCCTGGTCGTCGTGGGCCGCGCCACCGTGGCCGAGGGCGCCTCGGTGAGCCTCTTCTGGCCGGCCGCCGGCGTCGCGGTGCTCTGGCTGATGGCCGAGACGCCCCGCCGCTGGCCGCTGGTCCTCGCCCTGGTGGGAGCCGAGCTGGTCCTCGGTCTCGGTGTCACCGGTGCGGAGCCCGCCTTCGTCGCGCTCGCCGTGCTCTCCGTCTGGGTCCAGTCGGTCGCGATCGTGGTCGGCCTGCGGAGGTGGACGCCGCGCCTGCTCGGCGCCGGCGGCCACGAGAGCGTCCGTAGTCCGCGCACGGTCGGCGTCGTGCTGCTCGTCGTCGCGCTGGCGTGCCTCGTCGGGGCCGTGATCGGCGCGAGCGGGCTGTGGGTCACCGGGGCCGAGGCCTCCCCGGGCCAGTACGCCGCCTGGTGGGGACGCCAGTTCGCAGGCGCGGTGGTCGTCGGTGGGGTGGGTCACCTCGGTTGGGAGTGGTTCACCCAGCGTCCGCGTCCCCGTGCCTACGGGGGAGGGCCGCGCGAGCTCGTGGTGCTCGCCGTCGCGACGGCCGTCGCGACCTCCGTCGTCTTCACCCAGCCGCTTCCCCTGGTGTTCCTGCTGGTGCCGCTGAGCGTCTGGTGCGCGGCCCGGTTCGCGACGTTCCTCGCTGCGGTCCAGGCGGCCGCGATGGGCGTCGTCGCCCTCGCGCTCACCGTCCTGGGCCACGGGCCCTACACGGGCTCCGGCGCGTCGGCGTCCGACGCGATGATCGTCCAGGTCTTCATCCTCGTCAGCTTCCTCACCGCGCTGGGCGTCGGCACCCTGAGCGACCGGATCGACCACCTCGTCGGCGAGCTGGAGTCGTCGCTGCGCGAGTCGGCCGGGCGCGCCGACCTGCTGCGCGGCGTCACCGAGAGCATGGGCGAGGGCCTCGTCGTCCTCGACCACTCCGGACGCGTCGCGCTCAGCAACGCCGCGAGCCTGCGCCTGGCGCGCCGCTTCACCCCCGGCGCCGCCGACCACGCGGCTCTGACGAGCCTGGTGGCCGCGCTCGACCCGATGGAGGCGGCCGGGCGTGCCCGCCGCGCCGAGCTCGGCCCCGGCGACGTCCTGATCGACCTCCCCGGCGGCGAGGAGGTCGTCCTGGCCGTCACGTCGGCACCCGTCGCCGACCCGGGTGCCGCCCGTGAGCCGGGCCGGCTGCTCGTGCTGCGCGAGGTCACCGAGCACCGCGCCGGCCTCCGACCGCTCGTCGACTTCGCGTCCACGGTCGCCCACGACCTCCGCGGCCCGCTGACGGTGATGCACACGTGGCTCTCGCTGCTCGACGAGTCGCCCGCGGTCGCCGCCGACGACCACCTGCGGATGTCGGTCGAGCGGATCAACCGCGGCACGGACCAGATGGGCCGCCTCATCGACGACCTGCTCGCCCACGCGGTGGCCGAGGGAGGCGTGCTGTCGCCCGAGGTCGTCGTGCTGGGAGGTCGCGACGGCGTGCTGGCCGAGGTGGTGGAGCTGCTCGCCACGCCGCAGGGCACCGTGCGCGCGGTCGGTGGCCTCCCGTCGGTCCGTGCCGACCGCGGGGCCGTGCGGCAGGTGCTGGCCAACCTCGTCGACAACGCGCTGAAGTACGCCCGACCCGACGTCCCGCCGAGCGTCGAGGTGAGCGCCGTCCGGGAGGGTGACCGCGTCGTGGTGTCGGTGCGTGACAACGGCATCGGGGTGCCCGAGGAGGACCGGCAGCGGGTGTTCGACCGGTTCCAGCGCGCGGGCGCGACGCGTTCGGCGTCCCGCGGCAGCGGCATCGGCCTCTCGATCTGCCGTGCCATCGTGGAGCGCCACGGCGGCACCATCGCGTGCCTGCCCGTGGAGGACGGACCCGGATCGGTGTTCCGGTTCGACCTGCCCGCCACGGGCGCCTGA
- a CDS encoding response regulator, producing MTRILVTDDDDDIREFVSFVLARAGHDVSTARDGAEAIAFLTAEHFDLLVVDQHMPHATGAEVLHALRQRDPRTKALLMSGDHDMVSDDAVAEVQPHFLRKPFNLTGLMAAVNALVGDDTVPATVVPA from the coding sequence ATGACGCGCATCCTCGTCACCGACGACGACGACGACATCCGCGAGTTCGTGAGCTTCGTGCTGGCCCGGGCCGGGCACGACGTGAGCACGGCGCGCGACGGTGCCGAGGCGATCGCGTTCCTCACCGCCGAGCACTTCGACCTGCTCGTGGTCGACCAGCACATGCCCCACGCCACCGGTGCCGAGGTGCTGCACGCCCTGCGCCAGCGCGACCCCCGGACCAAGGCGCTCCTGATGTCCGGCGACCACGACATGGTGAGCGACGACGCGGTGGCGGAGGTCCAGCCGCACTTCCTGCGCAAGCCCTTCAACCTCACCGGCCTGATGGCGGCCGTCAACGCCCTCGTCGGCGACGACACCGTCCCGGCGACGGTCGTCCCCGCCTAG
- a CDS encoding rhomboid family intramembrane serine protease yields the protein METASRPAWQQAAVLTGAFVVLLWVLEVVDTVSGHRLDAYGITPRTEDGLVGVAAAPVLHFGFDHLAANTVPVLVLGFLTLATGIARGLLATAIIWVVGGAGVWLVAGDGGIHAGASVLVFGWIVYLVVRGVLNRNSTEILIGVGVFLLYSGALLGVLPGQPGVSWQGHLFGALGGALAARVLQTRDR from the coding sequence ATGGAGACAGCGAGCCGGCCCGCCTGGCAGCAGGCGGCCGTGCTCACGGGGGCGTTCGTCGTCCTGCTGTGGGTGCTGGAGGTCGTCGACACCGTCTCCGGCCACCGCCTCGACGCCTACGGGATCACGCCGCGCACCGAGGACGGGCTGGTCGGCGTCGCCGCGGCGCCGGTGCTGCACTTCGGGTTCGACCACCTCGCGGCCAACACCGTGCCGGTGCTCGTGCTCGGGTTCCTGACCCTCGCGACCGGGATCGCGCGCGGCCTGCTCGCGACCGCGATCATCTGGGTCGTCGGCGGTGCCGGCGTGTGGCTGGTGGCCGGTGACGGCGGCATCCACGCGGGCGCGTCGGTGCTGGTGTTCGGGTGGATCGTCTACCTCGTGGTGCGGGGCGTGCTCAACCGCAACAGCACCGAGATCCTCATCGGCGTCGGGGTGTTCCTGCTCTACAGCGGCGCGCTCCTCGGCGTCCTGCCCGGCCAGCCGGGGGTCTCCTGGCAGGGCCACCTGTTCGGAGCGCTCGGCGGCGCGCTGGCCGCGCGGGTGCTGCAGACGAGGGATCGCTAG
- a CDS encoding catalase, whose protein sequence is MSDQRQSSVETAPSEEAALGSTTDTGAPAPSDRNSLTVGPDGPILLHDVHFLNQMAHFNRERVPERNVHAKGSGAFGTFETTQDVSAYTKAALFQPGARTEMLARFSTVAGEQGSPDTWRDPRGFALKFYTDEGNYDLVGNNTPVFFIRDTMKFPHFIRSQKRRGGSGLRDNHMQWDFWSLNPESAHQVTYLMGDRGIPRSYRTMNGYGSHTYLWINAAGDKHWVKYHFHSNQGVVGLTGEEAERIAGQDADFHRRDLYEAIERGDHPSWTLSVQLMPYDDARDYRINPFDLTKVWPHADYPLVEVGTMTLDRNPENFFAQVEQAAFEPSALVPGIGFSPDKMLLGRAFAYADTHRHRIGPNYLQLPVNRPHVELNTYTQDGPMAYDHRGDDPVYAPNSEGRGYADEVGEVEESWESDGAMVRQAYTLRADDDDFSQAGALVREVWDDEQRDTFVETVAGHLLGGVRSPVLERAFDYWKAVDADTGKRIEEAVRAGQGGANPGGDADDAKDVEDPVTESDTHART, encoded by the coding sequence ATGTCCGACCAGCGCCAGTCCTCCGTGGAGACCGCCCCCAGCGAGGAGGCCGCTCTCGGGTCGACGACCGACACCGGCGCCCCCGCTCCCAGCGACCGCAACAGCCTGACGGTCGGCCCCGACGGGCCGATCCTGCTCCACGACGTGCACTTCCTGAACCAGATGGCCCACTTCAACCGGGAGCGCGTCCCGGAGCGCAACGTGCACGCGAAGGGCTCCGGGGCCTTCGGCACCTTCGAGACCACCCAGGACGTGTCCGCCTACACGAAGGCCGCGCTGTTCCAGCCCGGCGCGCGCACGGAGATGCTCGCCCGCTTCTCCACCGTGGCCGGCGAGCAGGGCTCGCCCGACACCTGGCGCGACCCGCGCGGCTTCGCGCTGAAGTTCTACACCGACGAGGGCAACTACGACCTGGTCGGCAACAACACTCCCGTCTTCTTCATCCGCGACACGATGAAGTTCCCGCACTTCATCCGCAGCCAGAAGCGCCGCGGCGGATCCGGCCTGCGCGACAACCACATGCAGTGGGACTTCTGGAGCCTCAACCCCGAGTCGGCGCACCAGGTGACCTACCTGATGGGCGACCGCGGCATCCCGCGCAGCTATCGCACGATGAACGGCTACGGCAGCCACACCTACCTCTGGATCAACGCGGCCGGCGACAAGCACTGGGTGAAGTACCACTTCCACAGCAACCAGGGCGTCGTCGGGCTCACCGGCGAGGAGGCGGAGCGGATCGCCGGCCAGGACGCCGACTTCCACCGGCGCGACCTCTACGAGGCGATCGAGCGGGGCGACCACCCGAGCTGGACGCTTTCGGTGCAGCTGATGCCCTACGACGACGCCCGCGACTACCGGATCAACCCGTTCGACCTCACCAAGGTCTGGCCGCACGCGGACTACCCGCTCGTCGAGGTCGGCACCATGACCCTCGACCGGAACCCGGAGAACTTCTTCGCCCAGGTCGAGCAGGCGGCCTTCGAGCCGAGCGCGCTGGTGCCCGGCATCGGGTTCTCGCCGGACAAGATGCTGCTGGGCCGTGCGTTCGCGTACGCCGACACGCACCGGCACCGCATCGGGCCCAACTACCTCCAGCTGCCGGTGAACCGTCCGCACGTCGAGCTCAACACCTACACCCAGGACGGGCCGATGGCCTACGACCACCGCGGCGACGACCCGGTCTACGCGCCCAACAGCGAGGGTCGGGGCTACGCCGACGAGGTCGGCGAGGTCGAGGAGAGCTGGGAGTCGGACGGCGCGATGGTCCGCCAGGCCTACACGCTGCGCGCGGACGACGACGACTTCTCGCAGGCCGGCGCGCTGGTGCGCGAGGTGTGGGACGACGAGCAGCGCGACACGTTCGTCGAGACCGTCGCCGGACACCTCCTCGGCGGCGTCCGGTCGCCCGTGCTGGAGCGTGCCTTCGACTACTGGAAGGCCGTGGACGCCGACACCGGCAAGCGGATCGAGGAGGCCGTGCGGGCCGGGCAGGGCGGCGCCAACCCCGGAGGCGACGCCGACGACGCGAAGGACGTCGAGGACCCGGTCACCGAGTCGGACACGCACGCACGGACCTGA
- a CDS encoding PPOX class F420-dependent oxidoreductase → MAPRTATNTDVELDELLDFVRTRHHMVLMTRRKDGSPQASPVSGGVDDSGRIVVATYPQRAKTRNARKRPDVSVLVLSDEWDDAWVQVDGTCEVLDAVDGEEALDAFVEYFRSIAGEHSDWEEYRSAMVTQGKSLLRITPTRWSTVSTGGFPPELGA, encoded by the coding sequence ATGGCTCCCCGCACCGCGACCAACACCGACGTCGAGCTCGACGAGCTCCTCGACTTCGTCCGCACGCGCCACCACATGGTGCTGATGACGCGGCGGAAGGACGGCTCGCCGCAGGCGTCCCCGGTCAGCGGCGGCGTCGACGACTCCGGTCGCATCGTCGTGGCGACCTATCCCCAGCGGGCGAAGACGAGGAACGCCCGCAAGCGCCCGGACGTGTCGGTGCTGGTGCTCTCCGACGAGTGGGACGACGCGTGGGTGCAGGTCGACGGCACCTGCGAGGTGCTCGACGCGGTCGACGGCGAGGAGGCGCTCGACGCCTTCGTGGAGTACTTCCGCAGCATCGCCGGCGAGCACTCCGACTGGGAGGAGTACCGCTCCGCGATGGTGACGCAGGGCAAGTCGCTGCTGCGGATCACGCCGACCCGCTGGAGCACCGTGTCGACCGGCGGCTTCCCGCCCGAGCTGGGGGCGTAG
- a CDS encoding SRPBCC family protein — MTTVSRTFDVHPSPPVVIDYLKDFSNAEEWDPGTESCTRNDTGPVAVGSTWHNTSKIAGVSTELTYTLEKLTDDTIVLVGRNDTATSTDTITVVPAPEGTGSRVTYEAHIEMKGAAKLADPIMKVVFEKIGNDTEDDMTTVLNRLAG; from the coding sequence ATGACCACCGTGAGCCGCACCTTCGACGTCCACCCCAGCCCGCCCGTCGTCATCGACTACCTTAAGGACTTCAGCAACGCCGAGGAGTGGGACCCCGGCACCGAGTCCTGCACCCGCAACGACACCGGCCCGGTCGCGGTCGGGTCGACCTGGCACAACACGTCCAAGATCGCCGGGGTCAGCACCGAGCTGACCTACACGCTCGAGAAGCTGACCGACGACACGATCGTGCTGGTCGGTCGCAACGACACCGCGACCTCCACCGACACCATCACCGTCGTGCCGGCCCCGGAGGGCACCGGCAGTCGCGTGACCTACGAGGCGCACATCGAGATGAAGGGCGCGGCCAAGCTCGCCGACCCGATCATGAAGGTCGTCTTCGAGAAGATCGGCAACGACACCGAGGACGACATGACGACCGTCCTCAACCGGCTCGCCGGCTGA
- a CDS encoding DUF1295 domain-containing protein, which translates to MSLDTANLRRVAGASALVVGALQGVTAAVALPRGRRDYADGVWGPGLAGVALVGATLGTGDGVRRWALAAGTAAWAARLSSVMVPRLRDSDEEDERYTEFLEGSSTAAAAAKVFGTQALAQLLVSAPLQVAAASSLPRGPRRWLLPAGLAVMAAGAVTEALADRQKAAFMSQKSRAREDGPDDDVPDELEVLDSGLWGWSRHPNYFGDSLFWDGVWLASAASAPALATLPAPAAMTWFLVHATGAKRTEERMEDRPAYRDYQQRVAFFVPRPPG; encoded by the coding sequence ATGTCGCTCGACACCGCCAACCTCCGCCGCGTCGCCGGCGCCTCGGCGCTGGTCGTCGGTGCGCTCCAGGGCGTCACGGCTGCCGTCGCGCTGCCGCGCGGGCGGCGCGACTACGCCGACGGGGTGTGGGGCCCTGGTCTGGCCGGCGTCGCGCTGGTCGGGGCGACGCTCGGCACCGGTGACGGCGTACGCCGCTGGGCGCTCGCCGCGGGCACGGCCGCGTGGGCGGCGCGCCTGTCGTCGGTGATGGTGCCGCGGCTGCGCGACAGCGACGAGGAGGACGAGCGCTACACCGAGTTCCTCGAGGGCAGCTCGACCGCCGCCGCAGCCGCCAAGGTGTTCGGGACGCAGGCGCTCGCCCAGCTGCTGGTCTCGGCCCCGCTGCAGGTCGCGGCGGCGTCCTCACTCCCCCGCGGGCCGCGGCGGTGGCTGCTGCCCGCCGGCCTCGCGGTGATGGCCGCCGGCGCGGTCACCGAGGCGCTGGCCGACCGGCAGAAGGCCGCGTTCATGTCGCAGAAGTCGCGCGCCCGCGAGGACGGGCCGGACGACGACGTCCCCGACGAGCTGGAGGTGCTCGACTCGGGGCTGTGGGGCTGGTCGCGGCATCCGAACTACTTCGGCGACTCGCTGTTCTGGGACGGCGTCTGGCTGGCCTCGGCGGCCTCCGCCCCGGCCCTCGCGACCCTGCCCGCGCCCGCGGCGATGACGTGGTTCCTCGTCCACGCGACCGGCGCGAAGCGCACCGAGGAGCGGATGGAGGACCGGCCGGCGTACCGCGACTACCAGCAGCGGGTCGCCTTCTTCGTGCCTCGTCCTCCCGGCTGA
- a CDS encoding NUDIX domain-containing protein has protein sequence MPWPVVSTENVYENPWISVREDVVTTPGGGEGLYGVVTVRNDSVFVVALTEADEVLLVDVDRHTVGPSLEVPAGGSDGEDPLVAAQRELLEETGHEAARWVPLGRLNALNGVCEAPEHFFLARDLRLVSDDRAAQAAEGIGAVRRVPVSEVLDLVGRGGITDGESVAALMLALVHLGRVR, from the coding sequence ATGCCGTGGCCCGTGGTGTCGACCGAGAACGTCTACGAGAACCCGTGGATCTCGGTCCGCGAGGACGTCGTCACCACGCCCGGCGGCGGCGAGGGGCTCTACGGCGTCGTCACCGTCCGCAACGACTCCGTCTTCGTGGTCGCGCTGACTGAGGCGGACGAGGTGCTGCTCGTCGACGTCGACCGGCACACGGTCGGTCCGTCGCTCGAGGTCCCGGCCGGCGGCTCCGACGGCGAGGACCCTCTCGTCGCCGCCCAGCGCGAGCTGCTCGAGGAGACCGGGCACGAGGCCGCACGGTGGGTGCCGCTCGGCCGGCTGAACGCGCTCAACGGGGTCTGCGAGGCGCCCGAGCACTTCTTCCTCGCCCGGGACCTGAGGCTCGTGAGCGACGACCGTGCGGCGCAAGCCGCCGAGGGCATCGGCGCCGTGCGCCGCGTCCCGGTGTCCGAGGTGCTCGACCTGGTCGGTCGAGGCGGCATCACCGACGGCGAGTCCGTCGCCGCGCTGATGCTCGCGCTCGTGCACCTCGGGCGGGTGCGCTGA